The sequence below is a genomic window from Cedecea neteri.
GCGGGCAGCCACTTTCAGCGCCAGCGCCATCGTATCCATGGCGCCGATATGACCATAGAACAGGTCATATTTGTCGGTACTCTGGCGGCGTACTTTGGCGTCGAAGTTCAGGCCACCTGTCGTGAACCCGCCAGCTTTCAGGATCTCGTACATCACCAGTGCATTTTCCTCGACGCTGTTCGGGAACTGATCGGTATCCCAGCCCAGCTGCGGATCGCCCCGGTTCGCATCCACCGAGCCAAAAATACCCAGTGCAATCGCGCTGGCGATTTCGTGGTGGAATGAGTGACCGGCGAGCGTCGCGTGGTTAGCCTCAATGTTTACCTTTATCTCTTTTTCGAGACCAAACTGCTTCAGGAAGCCGTAGACCGTCGCCACGTCGTAATCGTACTGATGCTTGGTCGGTTCCTGCGGCTTCGGTTCGATAAGCAACGTGCCGCGGAAGCCGATTTTATGCTTGTGCTCAACGACCATTTGCATAAAGCGTCCAATTTGCTCACGCTCCTGCCGCAGGTCGGTATTCAGCAGGGTTTCATACCCCTCACGCCCACCCCATAGCACATAGTTTTCCCCGCCCAGTTGATGCGTGGCGTTCATTGCCGTCACGACTTGCGTCGCCGCCCAGGTAAACACTTCGGGGTCGGGATTCGTTGCTGCCCCAGCGCCGTAGCGAGGGTGGGTAAAGCAGTTAGCCGTGCCCCACAACAGCTTCACGCCGCTGTCCTGCTGTTTTTGCGCCAGAACTTCCGTCATCTGTGCAAAATTGTTCAGGTATTCCTTAAGCGACGAGCCTTCCGGAGACACGTCAACATCATGAAAGCAGTAATACGGCACGCCCAGTTTCTGGAAAAACTCAAACGCCACGTCGGCCTTACGCTTCGCAAGCGTCATCGCGTCTCCGGCCTGCTGCCACGGGCGTTCGAAAGCACCCACGCCGAACATATCCGCGCCCGTCCAGCAGAATGTGTGCCAGTAGCAGGCAGCAAAACGCAGATGCTCTTCCATGCGTTTTCCAAGAATTAATGCATCCGGATTGTAGTGACGAAACGCCAGTGGGTTGGTGGTTTTAGGGCCTTCAAAACGCACGTGATCGAGTTGGTCGAAATAAGCTTGCATAGTTAACTCCGTCATCAGAAAAATGCGGCAGGATAGCTGGTCAGCTCATCCTGAATTTTCCCTGGCGGTTGCTCAATTACGTTATTTCACTCTGGGATTGAGAGAATACTCAAATGTGCGTCACCTCGCAAAAAATGAATAAAATAATAAATAAACCTCGCGTAACTGCTTCCATAAATTAGTGCAACAGACTAACCATTCAATATGAAATCAGATCGCCATCATAATTTTGCGATTAAACAAAAAAACATAACGCGAAGATAAAAATCAGTAATTGATGCTTTCTCCATGAACGATAACAATTCAAACTGTCTGCTGATATGAATCACTCTTTATTCCGATAAGCCACCTTCCCCTACAGGTAAATAACATGAAGATAAAGAACCTCTTAGTCACGCTATGCGCCTCACTTATCCTGACCAGCGTAAGCGGCATCGCAAAAGAAGTGAAAATCGGTATGGCGATTGACGACCTTCGCCTGGAGCGCTGGCAAAAAGATCGCGATATTTTTGTAAAAAAAGCGGAATCATTGGGGGCGAAAGTTTTTGTCCAGTCCGCCAATGGCAACGAAGAAACCCAGATGTCGCAAATTGAAAATATGATTAACCGCGGCGTTGATGTATTAGTGATTATCCCCTACAACGGCCAGGTATTAAGTAACGTGGTTGCAGAGGCTAAACGTGAAGGCATTAAAGTGCTCGCTTACGACCGCATGATTAATAATGCTGACATTGATTTTTATATTTCTTTCGACAATGAAAAAGTCGGTGAATTACAAGCAAAAAGCATCGTGAGTAAAGTGCCACAAGGGAATTATTTCTTAATGGGTGGCTCACCGGTGGATAATAATGCGAAATTATTCCGCGCCGGCCAGATGAAAGTATTAAAGCCTTATATCGATGATGGGAAAATTAAAGTCGTCGGGGATCAGTGGGTTGACGGCTGGCTGCCGGAAAACGCGCTGAAAATAATGGAAAACGCCCTGACGGCAAACAATAACAAGATTGATGCCGTTGTCGCATCCAACGACGCCACTGCGGGCGGCGCAATCCAGGCGCTTAGCGCGCAAGGGCTGGCGGGGAAAGTGGCTATTTCAGGCCAGGATGCCGATCTCGCGGGCATTAAGCGCATTATTGCCGGCACTCAAACAATGACCGTCTATAAACCTATTACCAAACTGGCAGATACCGCCGCTGAAATTGCCGTCGAGCTGGGTGAAGGCAAACAACCCGCCGCAGATGCCACATTAAATAATGGCTTGAAAGATGTTCCCTCCCGCCTCCTGACGCCTATTGAGGTGGAAAAAACCAATATCGACAGCACCGTTATTGCCGATGGTTTCCACAAAAAGAGCGATCTGTAGCCACCGGGCCTGCCTATACGCGGGCCTTCTCTTTCACCAGGAGGAGCCTTATGCCTCATTTGTTGGAAATGAAAAACATCACCAAATCCTTTGGGCCAGTAAAAGCCGTGGATAACGTGAGTCTGGCCCTGGACGCTGGAGAAGTGATGTCGCTGTGCGGTGAAAATGGCTCGGGCAAATCCACGCTGATGAAAGTGCTGTGCGGTATTTACCCTCACGGCAGCTATGAAGGTGAAATC
It includes:
- the xylA gene encoding xylose isomerase encodes the protein MQAYFDQLDHVRFEGPKTTNPLAFRHYNPDALILGKRMEEHLRFAACYWHTFCWTGADMFGVGAFERPWQQAGDAMTLAKRKADVAFEFFQKLGVPYYCFHDVDVSPEGSSLKEYLNNFAQMTEVLAQKQQDSGVKLLWGTANCFTHPRYGAGAATNPDPEVFTWAATQVVTAMNATHQLGGENYVLWGGREGYETLLNTDLRQEREQIGRFMQMVVEHKHKIGFRGTLLIEPKPQEPTKHQYDYDVATVYGFLKQFGLEKEIKVNIEANHATLAGHSFHHEIASAIALGIFGSVDANRGDPQLGWDTDQFPNSVEENALVMYEILKAGGFTTGGLNFDAKVRRQSTDKYDLFYGHIGAMDTMALALKVAARMVEDGELDKRVAKRYAGWNSELGQQILKGQISLTQLAQYAEQHKLAPQHQSGHQERLENLINHYLFDN
- the xylF gene encoding D-xylose ABC transporter substrate-binding protein — encoded protein: MKIKNLLVTLCASLILTSVSGIAKEVKIGMAIDDLRLERWQKDRDIFVKKAESLGAKVFVQSANGNEETQMSQIENMINRGVDVLVIIPYNGQVLSNVVAEAKREGIKVLAYDRMINNADIDFYISFDNEKVGELQAKSIVSKVPQGNYFLMGGSPVDNNAKLFRAGQMKVLKPYIDDGKIKVVGDQWVDGWLPENALKIMENALTANNNKIDAVVASNDATAGGAIQALSAQGLAGKVAISGQDADLAGIKRIIAGTQTMTVYKPITKLADTAAEIAVELGEGKQPAADATLNNGLKDVPSRLLTPIEVEKTNIDSTVIADGFHKKSDL